One Panicum virgatum strain AP13 chromosome 9K, P.virgatum_v5, whole genome shotgun sequence genomic region harbors:
- the LOC120647927 gene encoding uncharacterized protein LOC120647927: MLGTFQLPESFLTPLSLIWWRHHLIWSGTIRRHSLSAPGASTLTLWHRRKLSSSRNHQSSMWNQGCNYAPMRSFTRSMMAYGTELISALWKYRTGIGLVILLMMEHPSIISIVTKMNTLVLSRDVDQNHGRKEQGLMMALDLAAIRSWGQVGGRLSSSRIKRSSRVRGRIAERGGRPSGVLFLDGRFQVYSGDAPCVGLMECPLLQPLELLLRFGRCLPVRRPVPAGRRDRCVSGNPDPSVSDLAALHLNFSPLCPNLKSFDPMEFESRGCRGIPANCINLVDQVGYTIRAHPMLGEDTWDPLCLEAALEPPVPLLACSLDTQVVDSLAHLENTVALESVRFSLSPNSGVAQDVEGGSPAGAGRIVAKTAHSASAAGLHNSAQRAIGKEIAPPCYKPGGVGTERDDEETGYHFDTQPPDASSFQQFTETFSSNLTPSQCEALDALLQTWMGALANWRVDTYSGVLRSLLVVLFWSQNQFPMLRENCLVWNVRGLNSKAHRNVVRELVAQENISLLSLQETKLEVCPHGLILEMCGTGFNYFFLPATNTCGE; this comes from the exons ATGCTAGGAACATTTCAACTGCCAGAATCATTC tTGACACCTCTTTCTCTGATCTGGTGGAGGCACCACCTGATTTGGTCGGGGACGATAAGAAGACATTCTTTGTCTGCGCCTGGTGCATCCACCCTGACCTTGTGGCACAGGAGAAAGTTATCTTCATCCAGGAACCACCAGAGCAGTATGTGGAATCAGGGCTGTAATTACGCCCCCATGAGATCATTCACTCGAAGCATGATGGCCTATGGTACCGAGTTGATATCCGCATTGTGGAAGTACAGGACTGGAATTGGCCTAGTGATTCTTCTGATGATGGAACACCCCTCGATAATTTCGATAGTGACGAAGATGAATACCCTGGTTTTGAGCAGAGATGTCGATCAAAACCATGGCCGAAAAGAACAAGGTTTGATGATGGCGCTGGATCTAGCAGCGATCCGTAGCTGGGGCCAGGTTGGGGGCCGCCTTTCAAGTTCAAGGATCAAACGCTCCAGTCGCGTCCGGGGGCGGATTGCGGAGCGAGGTGGTCGTCCGTCAGGTGTGCTGTTCCTGGACGGACGCTTCCAGGTCTATTCTGGCGATGCTCCCTGTGTAGGTCTAATGGAATGTCCATTGCTTCAGCCACTGGAGTTGCTGCTTCGTTTTGGTCGGTGCTTGCCGGTGCGCCGCCCTGTTCCTGCGGGACGCCGGGATCGTTGTGTTTCGGGGAACCCTGATCCCTCTGTGTCTGACCTTGCTGCTCTGCATCTTAACTTTTCCCCTTTGTGCCCCAATCTGAAATCTTTTGATCCCATGGAATTTGAATCAAGGGGATGCAGAGGTATTCCTGCTAACTGCATTAACCTGGTGGATCAGGTTGGGTACACAATTCGCGCCCACCCTATGTTGGGCGAGGATACCTGGGATCCTTTGTGTCTGGAGGCGGCTTTGGAGCCTCCTGTGCCATTGCTGGCCTGCTCCTTAGATACCCAGGTTGTTGACTCGTTGGCACACTTGGAGAACACGGTCGCTCTTGAATCTGTACGATTCAGTTTATCCCCCAATTCTGGAGTCGCACAAGATGTTGAG GGAGGCTCCCCCGCCGGTGCTGGTCGCATCGTCGCCAAGACGGCGCACTCGGCATCAGCCGCAGGACTTCACAATTCGGCGCAGCGAGCGATTGGCAAAGAAATCGCACCGCCGTGCTACAAACCCGGCGGTGTAGGCACAGAACGTGATGATGAAGAAACTGGGTATCACTTCGACACCCAACCTCCGGATGCTTCCTCATTTCAACAGTTTACGGAAACATTTTCTTCCAACCTCACCCCGTCGCAATGTGAAGCTCTAGATGCCCTGCTGCAGACTTGGATGGGTGCCTTGGCAAACTGGAGGGTCGACACCTATTCCGGTGTCTTGAGGTCTTTACTGGTCGTTCTCTTTTGGTCGCAAAATCAGTTTCCCATGTTACGTGAAAATTGTCTAGTTTGGAATGTTAGGGGCCTTAATTCCAAGGCACATCGCAATGTCGTTCGTGAGTTGGTCGCTCAGGAGAACATCTCCTTGTTATCCCTGCAAGAGACTAAACTTGAGGTGTGCCCGCATGGCTTAATTCTGGAAATGTGTGGGACGGGGTTCAATTATTTTTTCTTGCCTGCAACTAACACATGCGGAG AATGA
- the LOC120651146 gene encoding translation initiation factor eIF-2B subunit beta-like isoform X2, with product MPDVQPLVRDFVLKLKRRKVEGSHAVARQTAELLRSVVSQHRMGSSANQAAALADAVRAVGEQLIAANPIELAVGNIVRRVLHIIKEEDISATAVGIEGLSVTVDSDDEYDSEHDDRPSLSAAVLAAHARNALRAPSLQTLLEDIPVSPAISRTASSAGDSDGKSKSGDKSSTRKLKHDVIAAIGDLIDEIDSCYEPISEQAVELIHQNEVILTLGRSRTVKEFLYAAKEKKRSFRVFVAEGAPRYQGHILAKELVEKGVQTTVITDSAVFAMISRVNMVIVGAHAVMANGGVIAPVGMNMVALAAQRHAVPFVVVAGSHKLCPLYPHNPEVSLNELKSPSDLLDFGEFSDCMNFSTQDGSLLLNVVNPTFDYVPPKLVSLFITDTGGHSPSYMYRLIAEYYSADDLVVRRKSTS from the exons ATGCCGGACGTGCAGCCGCTCGTCAGAGACTTCGTCCTCAAGCTCAAGCGACG AAAGGTGGAGGGCTCGCATGCCGTGGCGCGCCAGACAGCGGAGCTTCTGCGGTCGGTGGTATCGCAGCACCGGATGGGCAGCAGCGCCAACCAGGCGGCCGCGCTCGCTGATGCCGTACGCGCCGTCGGGGAGCAGCTCATCGCCGCCAATCCCATCG agcTTGCTGTTGGAAACATTGTGAGACGTGTTTTGCATATAATAAAAGAGGAGGATATATCTGCTACAGCAGTTGGTATTGAAGGCCTTTCTGTTACCGTTGACAGCGATGACGAATATGACAGTGAACATGATGATCGCCCTTCATTGTCTGCTGCTGTTCTTGCTGCACATGCTAGAAATGCTCTTCGGGCACCTTCTTTGCAGACTCTCCTAGAAGATATTCCTGTGAGTCCTGCAATTTCACGCACTGCGTCATCAGCTGGGGACTCAGACGGAAAAAGTAAAT CTGGAGATAAGAGCTCAACTAGGAAACTGAAGCATGATGTGATTGCAGCCATTGGTGATCTTATTGATGAGATTGACTCATGCTATGAGCCGATTTCTGAGCAAGCTGTGGAACTTATTCACCAAAA TGAGGTAATCCTCACTTTAGGTCGTTCTAGAACTGTCAAGGAGTTTCTGTATGCTGCAAAGGAGAAGAAGAGATCTTTTCGTGTATTTGTTGCAGAAGGTGCTCCAAG ATATCAGGGCCATATTCTTGCAAAAGAACTGGTTGAGAAAGGTGTACAAACTACTGTTATAACAGATTCAGCAGTTTTTGCTATGATCTCTCGAGTTAACATG GTCATAGTTGGAGCTCATGCTGTAATGGCAAATGGTGGAGTCATTGCACCAGTAGGGATGAACATGGTTGCACTTGCTGCCCAAAGGCATGCTGTGCCCTTTGTTGTAGTTGCTGGTAGTCACAAG TTGTGTCCTTTGTATCCACACAACCCAGAGGTTTCGCTGAATGAGCTTAAATCACCGTCTGATTTGCTCGACTTCGGCGAGTTTTCAGATTGTATGAATTTCAGTACTCAGGATGGTAGTCTCCTACTGAACGTTGTCAACCCGACATTTGACTATGTGCCGCCGAAGCTTGTGAGCCTATTCATCACTGATAC TGGAGGGCATAGTCCATCTTATATGTACCGGCTTATTGCTGAGTATTACTCAGCTGATGATCTAGTAGTGCGACGCAAGTCAACATCTTGA
- the LOC120651146 gene encoding translation initiation factor eIF-2B subunit beta-like isoform X3, translating into MPDVQPLVRDFVLKLKRRKVEGSHAVARQTAELLRSVVSQHRMGSSANQAAALADAVRAVGEQLIAANPIELAVGNIVRRVLHIIKEEDISATAVGIEGLSVTVDSDDEYDSEHDDRPSLSAAVLAAHARNALRAPSLQTLLEDIPVSPAISRTASSAGDSDGKTAGDKSSTRKLKHDVIAAIGDLIDEIDSCYEPISEQAVELIHQNEVILTLGRSRTVKEFLYAAKEKKRSFRVFVAEGAPRYQGHILAKELVEKGVQTTVITDSAVFAMISRVNMVIVGAHAVMANGGVIAPVGMNMVALAAQRHAVPFVVVAGSHKLCPLYPHNPEVSLNELKSPSDLLDFGEFSDCMNFSTQDGSLLLNVVNPTFDYVPPKLVSLFITDTGGHSPSYMYRLIAEYYSADDLVVRRKSTS; encoded by the exons ATGCCGGACGTGCAGCCGCTCGTCAGAGACTTCGTCCTCAAGCTCAAGCGACG AAAGGTGGAGGGCTCGCATGCCGTGGCGCGCCAGACAGCGGAGCTTCTGCGGTCGGTGGTATCGCAGCACCGGATGGGCAGCAGCGCCAACCAGGCGGCCGCGCTCGCTGATGCCGTACGCGCCGTCGGGGAGCAGCTCATCGCCGCCAATCCCATCG agcTTGCTGTTGGAAACATTGTGAGACGTGTTTTGCATATAATAAAAGAGGAGGATATATCTGCTACAGCAGTTGGTATTGAAGGCCTTTCTGTTACCGTTGACAGCGATGACGAATATGACAGTGAACATGATGATCGCCCTTCATTGTCTGCTGCTGTTCTTGCTGCACATGCTAGAAATGCTCTTCGGGCACCTTCTTTGCAGACTCTCCTAGAAGATATTCCTGTGAGTCCTGCAATTTCACGCACTGCGTCATCAGCTGGGGACTCAGACGGAAAAA CAGCTGGAGATAAGAGCTCAACTAGGAAACTGAAGCATGATGTGATTGCAGCCATTGGTGATCTTATTGATGAGATTGACTCATGCTATGAGCCGATTTCTGAGCAAGCTGTGGAACTTATTCACCAAAA TGAGGTAATCCTCACTTTAGGTCGTTCTAGAACTGTCAAGGAGTTTCTGTATGCTGCAAAGGAGAAGAAGAGATCTTTTCGTGTATTTGTTGCAGAAGGTGCTCCAAG ATATCAGGGCCATATTCTTGCAAAAGAACTGGTTGAGAAAGGTGTACAAACTACTGTTATAACAGATTCAGCAGTTTTTGCTATGATCTCTCGAGTTAACATG GTCATAGTTGGAGCTCATGCTGTAATGGCAAATGGTGGAGTCATTGCACCAGTAGGGATGAACATGGTTGCACTTGCTGCCCAAAGGCATGCTGTGCCCTTTGTTGTAGTTGCTGGTAGTCACAAG TTGTGTCCTTTGTATCCACACAACCCAGAGGTTTCGCTGAATGAGCTTAAATCACCGTCTGATTTGCTCGACTTCGGCGAGTTTTCAGATTGTATGAATTTCAGTACTCAGGATGGTAGTCTCCTACTGAACGTTGTCAACCCGACATTTGACTATGTGCCGCCGAAGCTTGTGAGCCTATTCATCACTGATAC TGGAGGGCATAGTCCATCTTATATGTACCGGCTTATTGCTGAGTATTACTCAGCTGATGATCTAGTAGTGCGACGCAAGTCAACATCTTGA
- the LOC120651146 gene encoding translation initiation factor eIF-2B subunit beta-like isoform X4, which produces MPDVQPLVRDFVLKLKRRKVEGSHAVARQTAELLRSVVSQHRMGSSANQAAALADAVRAVGEQLIAANPIELAVGNIVRRVLHIIKEEDISATAVGIEGLSVTVDSDDEYDSEHDDRPSLSAAVLAAHARNALRAPSLQTLLEDIPVSPAISRTASSAGDSDGKTGDKSSTRKLKHDVIAAIGDLIDEIDSCYEPISEQAVELIHQNEVILTLGRSRTVKEFLYAAKEKKRSFRVFVAEGAPRYQGHILAKELVEKGVQTTVITDSAVFAMISRVNMVIVGAHAVMANGGVIAPVGMNMVALAAQRHAVPFVVVAGSHKLCPLYPHNPEVSLNELKSPSDLLDFGEFSDCMNFSTQDGSLLLNVVNPTFDYVPPKLVSLFITDTGGHSPSYMYRLIAEYYSADDLVVRRKSTS; this is translated from the exons ATGCCGGACGTGCAGCCGCTCGTCAGAGACTTCGTCCTCAAGCTCAAGCGACG AAAGGTGGAGGGCTCGCATGCCGTGGCGCGCCAGACAGCGGAGCTTCTGCGGTCGGTGGTATCGCAGCACCGGATGGGCAGCAGCGCCAACCAGGCGGCCGCGCTCGCTGATGCCGTACGCGCCGTCGGGGAGCAGCTCATCGCCGCCAATCCCATCG agcTTGCTGTTGGAAACATTGTGAGACGTGTTTTGCATATAATAAAAGAGGAGGATATATCTGCTACAGCAGTTGGTATTGAAGGCCTTTCTGTTACCGTTGACAGCGATGACGAATATGACAGTGAACATGATGATCGCCCTTCATTGTCTGCTGCTGTTCTTGCTGCACATGCTAGAAATGCTCTTCGGGCACCTTCTTTGCAGACTCTCCTAGAAGATATTCCTGTGAGTCCTGCAATTTCACGCACTGCGTCATCAGCTGGGGACTCAGACGGAAAAA CTGGAGATAAGAGCTCAACTAGGAAACTGAAGCATGATGTGATTGCAGCCATTGGTGATCTTATTGATGAGATTGACTCATGCTATGAGCCGATTTCTGAGCAAGCTGTGGAACTTATTCACCAAAA TGAGGTAATCCTCACTTTAGGTCGTTCTAGAACTGTCAAGGAGTTTCTGTATGCTGCAAAGGAGAAGAAGAGATCTTTTCGTGTATTTGTTGCAGAAGGTGCTCCAAG ATATCAGGGCCATATTCTTGCAAAAGAACTGGTTGAGAAAGGTGTACAAACTACTGTTATAACAGATTCAGCAGTTTTTGCTATGATCTCTCGAGTTAACATG GTCATAGTTGGAGCTCATGCTGTAATGGCAAATGGTGGAGTCATTGCACCAGTAGGGATGAACATGGTTGCACTTGCTGCCCAAAGGCATGCTGTGCCCTTTGTTGTAGTTGCTGGTAGTCACAAG TTGTGTCCTTTGTATCCACACAACCCAGAGGTTTCGCTGAATGAGCTTAAATCACCGTCTGATTTGCTCGACTTCGGCGAGTTTTCAGATTGTATGAATTTCAGTACTCAGGATGGTAGTCTCCTACTGAACGTTGTCAACCCGACATTTGACTATGTGCCGCCGAAGCTTGTGAGCCTATTCATCACTGATAC TGGAGGGCATAGTCCATCTTATATGTACCGGCTTATTGCTGAGTATTACTCAGCTGATGATCTAGTAGTGCGACGCAAGTCAACATCTTGA
- the LOC120651146 gene encoding translation initiation factor eIF-2B subunit beta-like isoform X1 produces MPDVQPLVRDFVLKLKRRKVEGSHAVARQTAELLRSVVSQHRMGSSANQAAALADAVRAVGEQLIAANPIELAVGNIVRRVLHIIKEEDISATAVGIEGLSVTVDSDDEYDSEHDDRPSLSAAVLAAHARNALRAPSLQTLLEDIPVSPAISRTASSAGDSDGKSKSAGDKSSTRKLKHDVIAAIGDLIDEIDSCYEPISEQAVELIHQNEVILTLGRSRTVKEFLYAAKEKKRSFRVFVAEGAPRYQGHILAKELVEKGVQTTVITDSAVFAMISRVNMVIVGAHAVMANGGVIAPVGMNMVALAAQRHAVPFVVVAGSHKLCPLYPHNPEVSLNELKSPSDLLDFGEFSDCMNFSTQDGSLLLNVVNPTFDYVPPKLVSLFITDTGGHSPSYMYRLIAEYYSADDLVVRRKSTS; encoded by the exons ATGCCGGACGTGCAGCCGCTCGTCAGAGACTTCGTCCTCAAGCTCAAGCGACG AAAGGTGGAGGGCTCGCATGCCGTGGCGCGCCAGACAGCGGAGCTTCTGCGGTCGGTGGTATCGCAGCACCGGATGGGCAGCAGCGCCAACCAGGCGGCCGCGCTCGCTGATGCCGTACGCGCCGTCGGGGAGCAGCTCATCGCCGCCAATCCCATCG agcTTGCTGTTGGAAACATTGTGAGACGTGTTTTGCATATAATAAAAGAGGAGGATATATCTGCTACAGCAGTTGGTATTGAAGGCCTTTCTGTTACCGTTGACAGCGATGACGAATATGACAGTGAACATGATGATCGCCCTTCATTGTCTGCTGCTGTTCTTGCTGCACATGCTAGAAATGCTCTTCGGGCACCTTCTTTGCAGACTCTCCTAGAAGATATTCCTGTGAGTCCTGCAATTTCACGCACTGCGTCATCAGCTGGGGACTCAGACGGAAAAAGTAAAT CAGCTGGAGATAAGAGCTCAACTAGGAAACTGAAGCATGATGTGATTGCAGCCATTGGTGATCTTATTGATGAGATTGACTCATGCTATGAGCCGATTTCTGAGCAAGCTGTGGAACTTATTCACCAAAA TGAGGTAATCCTCACTTTAGGTCGTTCTAGAACTGTCAAGGAGTTTCTGTATGCTGCAAAGGAGAAGAAGAGATCTTTTCGTGTATTTGTTGCAGAAGGTGCTCCAAG ATATCAGGGCCATATTCTTGCAAAAGAACTGGTTGAGAAAGGTGTACAAACTACTGTTATAACAGATTCAGCAGTTTTTGCTATGATCTCTCGAGTTAACATG GTCATAGTTGGAGCTCATGCTGTAATGGCAAATGGTGGAGTCATTGCACCAGTAGGGATGAACATGGTTGCACTTGCTGCCCAAAGGCATGCTGTGCCCTTTGTTGTAGTTGCTGGTAGTCACAAG TTGTGTCCTTTGTATCCACACAACCCAGAGGTTTCGCTGAATGAGCTTAAATCACCGTCTGATTTGCTCGACTTCGGCGAGTTTTCAGATTGTATGAATTTCAGTACTCAGGATGGTAGTCTCCTACTGAACGTTGTCAACCCGACATTTGACTATGTGCCGCCGAAGCTTGTGAGCCTATTCATCACTGATAC TGGAGGGCATAGTCCATCTTATATGTACCGGCTTATTGCTGAGTATTACTCAGCTGATGATCTAGTAGTGCGACGCAAGTCAACATCTTGA
- the LOC120648664 gene encoding uncharacterized protein LOC120648664 yields MCEAPRLCCGAGDAAAADVDIDVVNTGGCRRIPARSSVLFLFPHTQASTSPVLATILKRCLHNDRESGKAGRSVVRVRGITNNAAAAFVSLLDPGNYHVLLRPCNLIHCSRRRSCRCRGAELVWTGWRPPAHQRRCRVGRPADEADPGLVDYMLRMSYYDSATKLAETSGIERER; encoded by the exons ATGTGCGAGGCACCACGGCTCtgctgcggcgccggcgacgcggcTGCCGCAGACGTTGACATCGACGTCGTCAACACCGGTGGGTGTAGGAGGATCCCGGCGCGTTCCTCTGTTCTG TTTCTGTTTCCGCACACACAGGCCTCAACGTCACCGGTGCTGGCGACCATCCTCAAGCGTTGCCTGCACAATGACAGGGAGAGCGGCAAGGCCGGCCGTTCCgtggtccgggtccgcggcatCACTAACAATGCCGCTGCCGCGTTCGTCAGCCTCCTCGACCCTGGCAACTACCACGTCCTCCTCCGTCCCTGCAATCTAATTCATTGTTCCAGACGGAGGAGCTGCAGGTGCAGAGGTGCCGAGCTCGTCTGGACCGGCTGGCGACCACCAGCGCACCAGCGACGATGCCGAGTGGGACGACCTGCGGATGAAGCGGATCCTGGTCTGGTCGATTACATGCTTCGGATGTCCTACTATGATTCCGCCACCAAGCTAGCTGAGACTTCTGGTATTGAG CGagagcgatga